The sequence below is a genomic window from Acetivibrio clariflavus DSM 19732.
ACTCACAGCAGCCCATAATGCATGTTCAGATATTTTGGTATAAAAAAAGAATCGGCAAGAATAAGGCTAATAAAGGCCATAAAAAAAGAAAACAAAAAGATAAAGAAAAAGATGGCTCTATAAATTATTTTGATACTGAATTTTTAGAATGTACACTTGTTTGTATAAAGAAAATTCTAAAACATTTAAAACCTAAAAAGTTTGAAATTGAAGGTACTCTGGGGTTTGAAGATCCTTATATCACTGGAATTGTATGTGCAATGCTAAATGTTTTATTGGCGGAACTTAAAACTAAAAACATTAAAATAAATATGGTATTTGATGAAGAAATATACGAAGGGAAAGGCACAAT
It includes:
- a CDS encoding DUF2953 domain-containing protein, yielding MHVQIFWYKKRIGKNKANKGHKKRKQKDKEKDGSINYFDTEFLECTLVCIKKILKHLKPKKFEIEGTLGFEDPYITGIVCAMLNVLLAELKTKNIKINMVFDEEIYEGKGTIQGRGVLAYIAYLALRLYLSRPDKINQKPKFKEVNLNVR